From the Streptomyces nodosus genome, the window GGCGGCGCCGATGCCGTCGTAGTAGCCGGCCCGGCCGCCGATGCCGATGTCCTCGGCCATGGTGATCTGCACATGGTCGACATACGAGCGGTTCCACACCGGCTCGTACATCTGATTGGCGAAGCGCAGTGCCAGGATGTTCTGGACCGTCTCCTTGCCCAGATAGTGGTCGATGCGGAAGACCTGGTCAGGTTCGAACACATCGTGCACGATCGCATTGAGGTCACGCGCGCTCGCCAGATCATGGCCGAACGGCTTTTCGATGACCGCGCGCCGCCAGGAGCCCGCCGGGGCGTCGGCGAGCCCGTGCTTCTTCAGCTGCCGGACGACCTGCGGGAAGAACTTCGGCGGCACGGAGAGATAGAACGCATAGTTGCCGCCGGTGCCCCGGGACGCGTTCAGCTCGTCGATGGCCGTGCACAGCTGTGCGAAGGCGTCGTCGTCCTCGAAGGTGCCGGGGACGAACCGCATGCCTTCGGCGAGCTGCTGCCACACCTCCTCGCGGAAGGGCGTACGGGCATGCTCGCGCACCGCCTGGTGCACCACCTCGGCGAAGTCCTCGTCGGCCCAGTCGCGCCGGGCGAAGCCGACGAGCGAGAAGCCCGGCGGCAGCAGACCCCGGTTGGCGAGGTCGTAGACGGCGGGCATCAGCTTCTTGCGGGACAGATCGCCCGTGACACCGAAGATCACCAGACCGGAGGGGCCCGCGATCCGGGGGAGACGCCGGTCGCGGGGATCACGGAGGGGGTTGCCCCAGTCCTCCGCCGCGCTTCCGTTCTCACCCGTGGCTCCGGTCGTCACGGTCTCCGGCTCCGTGTTCCCGGCAGTGGTCCCCTCGGACCTCTCCTCACTCATTGCCCATCAACTCCCTTGCTCCGTATGCAGTGTGCTACCGCCTCCGGCAGGTCGTCCCGGCCCGCCCCGGACTCCACGGTGCCCTTCGGCGGTCGGAACAACCGCTGACGGGTGCGAGGGATTCCTCGGCGGCGGCCACGTCCCGGCGGTGAAGCCGTACCCGCCGCACCGGGTTCCGGCACCGGCGGAGGCACCTCGGTGTCCGGGGAGACGATGCGTCCACTCTCACCGACGTACCGGTACCAGGTCGCGGCGACACCCGCCCGATCGCCACGCGGGCCTTCACGGACGGCGGAAGGGCACAGAAAGGGGGGCGGGCACTTGGCCCGCCCCCCTCGGCACTTCCCGTCTCCCGTCTCCCGTCTCCCGTCTTCCTGTCAGTGACCGAAGGAGAACCAGTTCACGTTCACGAAGTCGTTGGGCTGGCCGCTGGTGAAGGTGAGATAGACGTCATGGGTGCCGGTGACGGGGGAGATGTTCGCCGGAACCGTCTGCCAGTTCTGCCAGCCGCCCGTGTTGCCCACCGCGAAGCTGCCGATCGGTGCGTTCGAACGGTTGTCGAGGCGCACCTCGACCAGCCCGCCGACCCCCTGGGCCGCACCGTTCGCGACCCGGCCGTAGAACTGCGTGGCCGCCGAGGAGCCGAAGTCGACGCCCTTGTAGAGAGCCCAGTCGCCGTTCGCCAGCGAGCCGATGTTCTGGCCGCCGCCGCTGTCCGTGGTGGCCTCGGTGACCACCCCCGACTGGCTGTCGAACGACTCGGCCTCGATCCGGTCGTAGGCGTTCCGGTTGCCGGACGACGGCGGAGGGGTGGTGCCGCCCCCGCCGCCGGAGGACTGGAGCACCCGCACATAG encodes:
- the zwf gene encoding glucose-6-phosphate dehydrogenase, giving the protein MSEERSEGTTAGNTEPETVTTGATGENGSAAEDWGNPLRDPRDRRLPRIAGPSGLVIFGVTGDLSRKKLMPAVYDLANRGLLPPGFSLVGFARRDWADEDFAEVVHQAVREHARTPFREEVWQQLAEGMRFVPGTFEDDDAFAQLCTAIDELNASRGTGGNYAFYLSVPPKFFPQVVRQLKKHGLADAPAGSWRRAVIEKPFGHDLASARDLNAIVHDVFEPDQVFRIDHYLGKETVQNILALRFANQMYEPVWNRSYVDHVQITMAEDIGIGGRAGYYDGIGAARDVIQNHLLQLLALTAMEEPIAFDAEALVTEKLKVLRSVELPEDLGGHTVRGQYAAGWQGGERVGGYLEEEGIDPGSTTDTYAAIRLGIDNRRWAGVPFYLRTGKRLGRRVTEIAVVFQRAPHSPFDTTATEELGENAIVIRVQPDEGMTVRFGSKVPGTSMELRDVSMDFAYGESFTESSPEAYERLILDVLLGDANLFPRTEEVEESWRILDPIEEYWASHGKPAQYPAGTWGPEEADEMLARDGRSWRRP